One Capra hircus breed San Clemente chromosome 29, ASM170441v1, whole genome shotgun sequence genomic region harbors:
- the HRASLS5 gene encoding Ca(2+)-independent N-acyltransferase codes for MGLSPAARGEGGRRLPRFPRSRVRPALRTASTGPNGTPATPGLPAGPRSGRRGRWATPHRAAATRPGASRGRSPGPSRPSDLQKEESVGSQALDQLLPKKPQEGTIEQGRSSVQQGEKPVVSLESTPKQKRAEWNSTLKPGTAGRLTKQAAEDKPKPRPGDLIEIFRIGYEHWAIYVEDDCVVHLAPPSEEFEAGSITSVFSNRAVVKYSRLEDVLHGCSWKVNNKLDGTYLPLPVDKIIQRTKKMINKIVQYSLIEGNCEHFVNDLRYGVPRSQQVEHVLMEGAKAAGAVLSAVVDSIRPKPATA; via the exons ATGGGCCTGAGCCCCGCCGCCCGAGGCGAGGGCGGGCGCCGCCTCCCTAGGTTCCCACGGTCCCGCGTCCGGCCCGCCTTGAGAACCGCGAGTACTGGGCCGAATGGCACCCCGGCCACTCCTGGACTTCCAGCCGGGCCCCGGTCAGGCCGCCGCGGGCGTTGGGCTACTCCCCACCGAGCCGCCGCGACCCGGCCTGGAGCCTCCCGAGGTCGTTCTCCAGGTCCCAGCAGGCCCTCGGACCTCCAGAAAG AAGAATCTGTGGGATCTCAGGCGTTGGACCAGCTTTTGCCCAAGAAGCCACAGGAGGGCACGATAGAACAGGGCAGAAGCAGTGTCCAGCAGGG GGAGAAGCCCGTAGTCAGCCTGGAGTCCACACCCAAGCAGAAGAGAGCAGAGtggaattcaaccctgaagccTGGAACTGCGGGCAGGTTAACGAAGCAAGCAGCGGAG GATAAACCAAAACCCAGACCTGGAGACCTGATTGAGATTTTTCGGATTGGCTATGAGCACTGGGCCATCTATGTGGAAGACGATTGTGTGGTTCATCTGGCTCCCCCAA GTGAGGAATTTGAGGCTGGCAGCATCACTTCTGTCTTCAGCAACCGGGCAGTGGTGAAATATAGTCGTCTGGAGGACGTGCTGCACGGCTGCTCCTGGAAGGTCAACAACAAGCTGGATGGGACGTACCTGCCCCTGCCTGTGGACAAGATCATCCAGCGGACAAAGAAGATGATCAACAAGATTGTGCAGTACAGCCTGATCGAGGGGAACTGCGAGCACTTTGTCAACGACCTGAGATACGGCGTGCCCAGGAGCCAGCAG GTGGAGCACGTGCTGATGGAGGGAGCAAAGGCGGCAGGGGCGGTGCTCTCAGCCGTGGTGGACAGCATAAGACCCAAACCAGCGACGGCCTGA